One Hydrogenobaculum sp. 3684 genomic window, ATCTCCCTCTTGCGGGGTTTACAGTGCAAAGTATTTTCATAAGAACGGTCAAAGCCTTGGTAAAGGCCCAGGGTTTTTTGCAAAAGAACTTCTTGATGCTTTTGAAGACTATCCTATAGAAGAGGAAAAAAGGCTTTTGGATGATGGTATAAGGTATGATTTTCTTACAAAAATATTTGCTATAGCAGACTTAAGAGAAAACTTTGAACATATGAAAGATTATTCTGAGCTTATAGAATTTCATACAAGGTATAAGTTTATGCTTATGTATTACAATCAAAATATTATGAGATTTTTAGGTAGATTTGTGGCATCTTCTAAAAATGAAGATTTTAACAGCGTGAAAGATACATATAAAAAGCAGTTTTTAAAAGCTCTAAACTCCAAAAGAAAAAGATTAAACCATATAAATGTTATGGAACATATCTTTGGTTATTTTTCAAGAAAGCTGAGTAACGCCGAAAGAAGACACTTTATGGAAGTGCTTAAACTTTTTAAAGAGAATAAAGTAGATATTTTTGTGCCTCTTTACATGCTAAAATCTTTTGCTATTAGATTTGATGATGAATATATATTAAAACAAACTTATTTAGAACCGTTTCCAAAGGAGCTTATATGATGTTTCTTGTTTTAAAAGCATTTCATATTATGTCTGTCATTTTATGGGCTGGTGCTTCTTCGTCTTTGGGGCTTTTTACAATAGTGGCTTACGCAAAAGGTATAAACTGTGATTACGATTATATGTGGAGATTTTATAAAAAGCTTGTAAACTTAGAGCTTTTTGCCTTTTTCTTAGTGATATTTTTTGGCATAGGTATGTATTCTATGCTTGGATTTAAACCAATCCCTTGGCTTATGATGAAACTTCCCATAGTTTTTGGTTTTTTCTTACCAATGGAAGCCCTAAACGTATATTTTATACATGTAAAAAACGATATAAAAACCTACGGAAAGTTTATAAAGATAGTAAGCCCGTTCTTGATAATAGCTGGTATATGTGTGATACTTCTAGCGGTGATAAGACCCTCTTGAGGAGTATATATGAAACAACTAATAAAAGAAATTATTAAAAAAACCGTTAAAAATTTGTACAATGTTGAGATAGAACCCCAGATACAGCTTCCAAAAGAAGAATCTTACGGAGATTTTGCCTCAAACGTAGCTTTTATACTCTCAAAAACCCTAAAACAAAAACCTCAGGATATAGCAATAACTATCGCAGATAACCTAAAAAACCTCCCTTACTTTGAAAAAGTAGAAGCGCTAAATGGCTTTGTAAATATGAAACTATCAAGTGCATTTTACGAGGAACTTTTATTTGAGTTTTTAGAAAATCCTATAAACTATATAAAAGACGATGCTATTTTTGAGGCTTTTGGTATAAAAAAAGAAGATGAGATAAACTTAGAGTATGTGAGCGCAAACCCCACAGGACCCCTTCATCTTGGACACGGAAGAGGCGCTGTCATAGGTGATGTGCTTTATAGGTTGTTTAGATTTTTTGATATAAAAGTAGATAGAGAATACTACATAAACGATGCAGGCAATCAGGTAAACTTACTGGCAAAAAGTGTAATGCATTATATAAACCAGGATTTATACCCATTTCCAGAAGATGGCTATAAAGGAGATTATATAAAAGATATAGCAGAGGCATTTTTAAAAGAGCATAACAAAAGCGACATAAACCTAGAAAGCGTCAAAGATTTTGCCATATCAAAGATGATGGAAGATATAAAGAATACGTTGAAGATTTTAAATGTAGAGTTTGATATATATTTTAGTGAAAAGACCCTAAAAGATAAGGTAGAAAAAGTTTTAGAGCTTTTAAAAGAGAAAAATCTTATAGAAGAAAAAGATGGGGCTATTTGGTTTAAATCAAAAGATGAAGACAAAGATAGAGTGCTAAGAAAAAGCGATGGGTCTTATACATACTTTGCTTCTGATATAGCTTATCATCTTGACAAATACCAAAGAGGATACAAAAAAGCTATAGACCTATGGGGAGCAGATCATCATGGATATATACCACGTTTAAAAGCAGCTTTGGAAGCTCTTGATATACCACAAGATTGGCTTAGTGTGGAGCTTTTCCAAATCGTAAAGCTTTTTGAAAACGGTCAAGAAGTAAGGATGTCAAAACGCACCGGCAAGATGCTAAAGCTAATAGATGTAATAGAGGATATAGGAGCAGATAATCTAAGGTTTATGTTCTTAACCAAAAAAGCCGATACACCCCTTGATATAGATATAAATTTAGTAAAAGCCCAAAACTCTGAAAACCCAGTGTTTTATGTGCAATACGCTTATGCAAGGACTATGGGTATAAAAAGACAGCTAAAAGAGCCCTTTGTATTTGGCTTTTACAAGGATAAATATACATACGAAGAAGAGGAGTTAGATCTTATAAAACGAATTCTTTCTTCAAAGGACGTGCTTTTTGAAGGAGTTATCAAAAAAGACCCAAGCTTGGTGGTAAAGCTCTCTCTTGATATAGCTAAAAGCTTCCATAAATTTTACAACACACACAAAGTAATCACTTCAGATGAAATCACCACAAAAAAACGTATATCCTTAGTTTATGCCACTCAAAAGATATTTGATATTATATTTGATATTTTGAATATAAAAGCCCCAGAGATGATGTAAAAACAAAGGGCCGTAAAGCCCTTTGCCTACCAAATTAGTACCATTGTTTTCGTTGACTGGTACGGAATCCACTTGTCTTACAGCCAAGTTGCATATATATTATTTTTTGTAGTAAAGAGATTGGAGGTTTTAGCTATGCTAATACACATATATGGTCCAGGGGGACCATATCCAGCAATGAATTATGTAGCCAAAAAGTTTAACAAATATCAAAATAAGTGC contains:
- the argS gene encoding arginine--tRNA ligase encodes the protein MKQLIKEIIKKTVKNLYNVEIEPQIQLPKEESYGDFASNVAFILSKTLKQKPQDIAITIADNLKNLPYFEKVEALNGFVNMKLSSAFYEELLFEFLENPINYIKDDAIFEAFGIKKEDEINLEYVSANPTGPLHLGHGRGAVIGDVLYRLFRFFDIKVDREYYINDAGNQVNLLAKSVMHYINQDLYPFPEDGYKGDYIKDIAEAFLKEHNKSDINLESVKDFAISKMMEDIKNTLKILNVEFDIYFSEKTLKDKVEKVLELLKEKNLIEEKDGAIWFKSKDEDKDRVLRKSDGSYTYFASDIAYHLDKYQRGYKKAIDLWGADHHGYIPRLKAALEALDIPQDWLSVELFQIVKLFENGQEVRMSKRTGKMLKLIDVIEDIGADNLRFMFLTKKADTPLDIDINLVKAQNSENPVFYVQYAYARTMGIKRQLKEPFVFGFYKDKYTYEEEELDLIKRILSSKDVLFEGVIKKDPSLVVKLSLDIAKSFHKFYNTHKVITSDEITTKKRISLVYATQKIFDIIFDILNIKAPEMM
- a CDS encoding DUF523 and DUF1722 domain-containing protein, which gives rise to MKPLAKPNVLVSACFFEACRYNGAYISDDFVKSLSNFVNIIKVCPEVEIGLGIPRDPILIQKEDDHLKLIQPSTGLDLTEKMTNFSKNFVKNLNIDGAILKSKSPSCGVYSAKYFHKNGQSLGKGPGFFAKELLDAFEDYPIEEEKRLLDDGIRYDFLTKIFAIADLRENFEHMKDYSELIEFHTRYKFMLMYYNQNIMRFLGRFVASSKNEDFNSVKDTYKKQFLKALNSKRKRLNHINVMEHIFGYFSRKLSNAERRHFMEVLKLFKENKVDIFVPLYMLKSFAIRFDDEYILKQTYLEPFPKELI